A genome region from Setaria italica strain Yugu1 chromosome III, Setaria_italica_v2.0, whole genome shotgun sequence includes the following:
- the LOC101756581 gene encoding UPF0769 protein C21orf59 homolog, whose amino-acid sequence MVLLHVKSAAPAASSSSPDADEGTEFLYECAASAAVADVAVAIGALAGLQTRLLSLCRRLRARCADAGAGATGELERALDEAEAYASKEQVQHNRFLSPRALREHIKNIEKKCASALQEPPEALSLQESSSDNKHERIQLWWAGKELAMDHKLCDYIGVNDKTKIVVKLTQAHDER is encoded by the exons ATGGTGCTGCTGCACGTGAAGtcggcggcgcccgccgcctcctcgtcgtcgccggacGCAGACGAGGGGACGGAGTTCCTGTACGAgtgcgccgcctccgcggccgtCGCCGACGTCGCTGTCGCCATCGGCGCGCTCGCCGGCCTCCAGAcccgcctcctctccctctgccGCCGACTCCGAG CGAGGTGTGCGGATGCTGGTGCGGGTGCGACTGGCGAGCTCGAGAGGGCGCTAGACGAGGCCGAGGCCTACGCCTCCAAG GAGCAAGTGCAGCATAACAGATTCCTGTCCCCTCGTGCTCTAAGGGAACATATCAAGAATATTGAGAAGAAATGTGCTTCTGCTCTACAAGAACCTCCAGAGGCATTGAGTCTGCAAGAATCATCATCAG ACAACAAGCATGAGAGGATACAGCTTTGGTGGGCTGGAAAAGAGTTAGCCATGGACCACAAGCTATGCGACTATATTGGTGTTAATGATAAAACAAAG ATTGTCGTCAAGCTAACGCAAGCTCATGATGAGCGTTAA
- the LOC101756998 gene encoding probable membrane-associated kinase regulator 3 yields the protein MARPPTMVIQDDYIDMDLTPAATPMPPSSPRFEFQSTAAGSTKLREPAFASPADELFYKGNLLPLHLPPRLQLVQRLLQEQQPAQTLQGVVDKREVESDAASEGGDAAAAGKACAAKKPSWAKKLKVVKRWASREYIRSFFLARPTPSDIVVDGTANGNGIGSVSARGSVLDQEEVCHHRKSFSGIIRRVRLVATKAPGTSPLCSSSSSSSSSTPSCGNANGFFFRAAAPAAPALKRSSSAGSEEGAIQGAIAHCKRSQLLQPGMVVSARRSVSDVMFYSVTNTPRASSVTAGEVAQERRQEMCRG from the coding sequence ATGGCGAGGCCGCCCACAATGGTGATCCAGGACGACTACATCGACATGGACCTCACCCCGGCCGCCACGCCGATGCCGCCCTCCTCTCCACGCTTCGAGTTCCAGAGCACCGCAGCCGGCAGCACCAAGCTCAGGGAGCCGGCGTTCGCGTCCCCCGCCGACGAGCTCTTCTACAAGGGCAACCTGCTGCCGCTCCACCTGCCGCCGCGGCTGCAGCTCGTGCAGAGGCTGCTCCAGGAGCAGCAGCCGGCGCAGACGCTGCAAGGGGTCGTCGATAAGAGGGAAGTGGAATCGGATGCGGCATCGGAGGGCggagacgccgccgcggccggcaaGGCGTGCGCGGCCAAGAAGCCGTCTTGGGCTAAGAAGCTCAAGGTGGTGAAGCGGTGGGCGTCGAGGGAGTACATCAGGTCCTTCTTCCTGGCAAGGCCGACGCCGAGCGACATCGTCGTCGACGGCACGGCCAATGGCAATGGCATCGGCAGCGTCAGCGCGAGGGGGAGCGTCCTGGACCAGGAGGAGGTGTGCCACCACCGCAAGTCCTTCTCCGGCATCATCCGGCGGGTGCGGCTGGTGGCGACCAAGGCGCCGGGGACCTCGCCGCTgtgctcctcgtcgtcctcgtcgtcttcATCGACGCCGTCCTGCGGCAATGCCAACGGGTTCTTCTTCCGGgcggctgcgccggcggcgccggcgctgaaGCGGAGCAGCAGCGCCGGGTCGGAGGAAGGCGCCATCCAGGGCGCCATCGCGCACTGCAAGCGGTCCCAGCTGCTGCAGCCGGGGATGGTGGTCTCGGCGCGGAGGAGCGTGAGCGACGTCATGTTCTACTCGGTGACGAATACTCCCAGGGCCTCCTCCGtcaccgccggcgaggtggcgcAGGAGAGGCGGCAGGAGATGTGCAGGGGCTGA
- the LOC101757397 gene encoding receptor-like protein kinase HERK 1: MMAPSGRKRPPAATTFILLCILSSLCVCKAQFKPADSYLVDCGSPKSTTVGQRTFASDGASPVKVSTSQEILAGTSANGVASFDNSALYQTARIFTSPSSYTFPIQKQGRHFIRLYFFPFTYQSYDLALAKFTVSTQDVLLLSDFQQPDKTAPLFKEYSLNITRDTLVISFKPSNGIAFINAIEVVSVPDDLIVDAAQMVNPMQQYSGLSAQPLETVYRVNMGGPKVTPDNDTLSRTWVTDQKYLLNPTVTKKFAYGKDVNYKKGGATQLTAPDIVYGTVTELAASNTSNALFNMTWQFDVDAGFSYLIRFHFCDIVSKALNQLYFNAYVGGFFAQNNLDLSVMSDNQLATATYIDVVLSSNDASSKLGISIGPSTLNNVLPDGILNGLEVMKISTGGSAFTVGSGTGNKNLGVILGAVLGGAGLLIIIVVLVLLCRKKKTLEKQHSKTWMPFSINGLTSLSTGSRTSYGTTLTSGLNGSYGYRFAFSVLQEATNNFDENWVIGVGGFGKVYKGVMRDETKVAVKRGNPKSQQGLNEFRTEIELLSRLRHRHLVSLIGYCDERNEMILVYEYMEKGTLKSHLYGSDNPSLNWKQRLEVCIGAARGLHYLHTGSAKAIIHRDVKSANILLDENLLAKVADFGLSKTGPELDQTHVSTAVKGSFGYLDPEYFRRQQLTEKSDVYSFGVVLLEVLCARPVIDPTLPREMVNLAEWGMKWQKRGELHQIVDQRISGTIRPDSLRKFGETVEKCLADYGVERPSMGDVLWNLEYVLQLQDADSTVSDVNSMNRIVELPSQVQNVGALESISVTMAEAGASNDPDHDLSDVSMSRVFSQLIKAEGR; encoded by the coding sequence ATGATGGCTCCATCAGGGAGGAAGAGGCCGCCAGCTGCAACGACCTTCATCCTGCTATGCATCTTGTCATCCTTGTGCGTCTGCAAAGCGCAATTCAAGCCTGCGGACAGCTATCTTGTTGACTGCGGGTCCCCTAAGAGCACCACGGTTGGCCAGAGGACCTTCGCCTCAGATGGTGCATCTCCGGTGAAGGTGTCCACCTCCCAGGAGATCCTGGCTGGCACGTCCGCGAATGGGGTGGCCTCTTTCGATAACTCGGCCCTCTACCAGACTGCCCGCATCTTCACCAGCCCATCATCCTACACCTTCCCTATCCAGAAGCAGGGTCGGCATTTCATCCGCCTCTACTTCTTCCCTTTCACCTACCAGAGCTATGATCTTGCACTTGCCAAATTCACTGTGTCGACCCAAGATGTGCTCCTGCTAAGTGACTTCCAGCAGCCAGACAAGACTGCACCATTGTTCAAGGAGTACTCTTTGAACATCACCCGTGACACACTGGTGATTTCCTTCAAGCCGTCAAATGGAATTGCATTCATCAATGCAATTGAGGTGGTCTCTGTCCCAGATGATCTCATCGTCGATGCTGCCCAAATGGTCAACCCTATGCAGCAGTACAGTGGTTTGTCTGCACAGCCTCTGGAGACGGTGTATCGGGTCAACATGGGTGGTCCCAAGGTCACTCCCGACAATGATACTCTCTCGAGGACCTGGGTGACTGATCAAAAATACTTGTTGAACCCAACTGTGACCAAAAAGTTTGCTTATGGCAAGGATGTCAACTATAAGAAGGGTGGTGCAACTCAGCTGACAGCCCCTGATATTGTCTATGGTACAGTTACAGAATTGGCAGCATCAAATACATCCAATGCGCTTTTCAACATGACATGGCAGTTTGATGTGGATGCTGGCTTCAGCTATTTGATAAGGTTTCACTTCTGTGATATTGTCAGTAAGGCACTTAACCAGCTCTACTTCAATGCATATGTTGGAGGCTTCTTTGCGCAAAATAACCTTGATCTCTCAGTAATGTCTGATAATCAGTTGGCTACAGCTACCTATATAGATGTGGTTCTGTCATCGAATGATGCCTCCAGTAAACTTGGCATCAGCATTGGCCCATCAACCTTGAACAATGTATTGCCTGATGGGATTCTGAATGGGCTCGAGGTTATGAAGATAAGTACTGGAGGTTCTGCTTTCACTGTTGGGTCTGGCACTGGAAACAAAAATTTGGGTGTGATTCTTGGTGCAGTCCTTGGAGGTGCTGGACTGTTGATAATTATTGTTGTTCTGGTACTTCTTTGCCGGAAGAAAAAGACACTGGAAAAGCAACATTCAAAGACATGGATGCCTTTCTCTATCAATGGGCTCACCTCTCTCAGTACAGGAAGCAGAACATCTTATGGTACTACTCTCACATCAGGGTTGAATGGAAGCTATGGATACCGCTTTGCCTTCAGTGTGCTCCAAGAAGCAACAAACAATTTTGATGAGAACTGGGTCATTGGAGTTGGAGGCTTTGGGAAGGTCTACAAGGGAGTGATGAGGGATGAGACCAAGGTTGCAGTGAAGCGTGGAAACCCGAAGTCTCAGCAAGGTCTCAACGAGTTCCGTACAGAGATTGAGCTCCTCTCACGGTTGCGCCACCGCCATTTGGTGTCTCTGATTGGGTACTGTGATGAAAGGAATGAGATGATCTTGGTCTATGAATACATGGAGAAAGGCACTCTCAAGAGCCATCTCTATGGCTCTGATAATCCCTCACTTAATTGGAAGCAGCGGCTGGAGGTTTGCATTGGAGCAGCAAGGGGACTGCACTACCTTCACACTGGTTCTGCAAAGGCCATTATCCACCGTGATGTCAAGTCGGCAAACATCTTGCTTGATGAGAACCTCCTTGCAAAGGTTGCTGACTTTGGGTTATCGAAGACTGGACCTGAGTTGGACCAAACTCATGTCAGCACAGCAGTGAAGGGCAGCTTTGGTTATCTTGATCCTGAATATTTCCGAAGGCAACAGCTGACTGAGAAGTCAGATGTCTACTCCTTTGGTGTTGTTCTGCTTGAGGTCCTATGTGCAAGGCCAGTGATTGATCCTACACTTCCGAGGGAGATGGTAAACTTGGCCGAGTGGGGAATGAAGTGGCAGAAGAGAGGAGAGCTGCATCAAATCGTCGATCAGAGAATCTCAGGCACAATCAGGCCAGACTCTTTGAGGAAGTTTGGCGAAACCGTGGAGAAGTGCCTGGCGGACTACGGTGTGGAGCGGCCGTCAATGGGAGATGTCCTCTGGAACCTGGAGTACGTTCTGCAGCTTCAGGATGCAGATTCCACAGTCTCGGATGTGAACAGCATGAACCGTATTGTGGAACTCCCGTCCCAGGTTCAGAACGTTGGCGCCCTTGAGAGTATCAGCGTGACAATGGCGGAAGCTGGAGCTTCAAATGACCCTGATCATGACCTCTCCGACGTGTCGATGAGCCGGGTCTTCTCTCAGCTAATCAAAGCTGAGGGAAGGTAA
- the LOC101757800 gene encoding calcium-transporting ATPase 4, endoplasmic reticulum-type: MGEAAPPVPDGDGFPAWARSVSDCEARLGVSASRGLSPADAAARLRARGPNELDEHPGPSLLQLLAQQFEDTLVRILLAAAAVSFLLALFSSAGEVTLSAFVEPLVIFLILVVNAAVGIWQETNAEKALEALREIQSDHAAVLRDGEWLPALPARELVPGDVVKLRVGDKVPADMRVASLVTSTLRVEQGSLTGETASVNKTSHAVPVEDADIQAKECMVFAGTTIVNGCAVCIVVHTGMATEIGKIHAQIHEASQEDDDTPLKKKLNEFGEALTKIIGLICALVWLINVKYFLTFELHGWVPRNIRFSFEKCTYYFEIAVALAVAAIPEGLPAVITTCLALGTRKMAAKNALVRKLPSVETLGCTTVICSDKTGTLTTNQMSVAKLVAIGDSSGEVRSFKVEGTTYDPRDGKIHDWPAGSIDVNLETIAKVAAVCNDASVAHSSHQYVATGMPTEAALKVLVEKMGLPGGKNGPSLDPSDTLGCCKWWNNVAKRIATLEFDRMRKSMGVIVRTSSGSNALLVKGAVETLLERSSHVQLKDGLVVPLDEKAKEIVLASLHEMSTKALRCLGFAYKEDLAEFATYDGENHPAHKLLLDPANYAAIETDLIFAGLVGLRDPPREEVYDAIEDCRAAGIRVMVITGDNKETAEAICREIGVFSPDEDITLNSLTGKEFMALEDKKTLLRRKGGLLFSRAEPRHKQEIVRLLKEDGEVVAMTGDGVNDAPALKLADIGVAMGITGTEVAKEASDMVLADDNFSTIVAAVGEGRSIYNNMKAFIRYMISSNIGEVASIFLTSALGIPEGLIPVQLLWVNLVTDGPPATALGFNPPDKDIMKKPPRRSDDSLITPWILFRYLIIGLYVGIATVGIFVIWYTHGSFMGIDLTGDGHTLVSYSQLSNWGQCSTWDNFTVSPFTAGTRSFTFDNPCEYFQAGKVKATTLSLSVLVAIEMFNSLNALSEDSSLLSMPPWVNPWLLVAMSVSFGLHFLILYVPFLATVFGIVPLSLNEWLLVLLVALPVVLIDEVLKFVGRSTSSSGPKRLSRKQKGE, from the exons atgggcgaggcggcgccgccggtccccgacggcgacggcttcCCGGCGTGGGCGCGGTCCGTGTCCGACTGCGAGGCGCGCCTCGGCGTCTCGGCGTCGCGGGGCCTCtcccccgccgacgccgcggcgcggcTGCGCGCGCGCGGACCCAACGAGCTCGACGAGCACCCGGGCCCGTCGCTGCTGCAGCTCCTCGCGCAGCAGTTCGAGGACACGCTCGTCCGCatcctgctcgccgccgcggcggtctCGTTCCTCCTCGCGCTCTTCTCCTCGGCCGGGGAGGTCACGCTCTCCGCCTTCGTCGAGCCGCtcgtcatcttcctcatcctcgtcGTCAACGCCGCCGTCGGAATCTGGCAGGAGACCAACGCCGAGAAGGCGCTCGAGGCGCTGCGGGAGATCCAGTCCGACCACGCCGCGGTGCTCCGTGACGGGGAGTGGCTCCCCGCGCTCCCCGCCCGGGAACTCGTCCCCGGGGACGTCGTCAAGCTCCGCGTCGGGGACAAGGTGCCCGCCGACATGCGCGTCGCCAGCCTCGTCACCTCCACGCTCCGCGTCGAGCAGGGCTCGCTCACCGGAGAGACCGCTTCCGTCAACAAGACCTCGCACGCCGTGCCCGTCGAGGATGCCGACATCCAGGCCAAGGAGTGCATGGTCTTCGCCGGCACCACCATCGTCAACGGCTGCGCCGTCTGCATCGTCGTGCACACCGGGATGGCCACCGAGATCGGCAAGATCCACGCGCAGATCCATGAGGCATCGCAGGAGGACGACGACACCCCGCTCAAGAAGAAGCTCAACGAGTTTGGCGAGGCGCTCACCAAGATCATCGGGCTCATCTGCGCCCTGGTCTGGCTCATCAATGTCAAATACTTCCTCACATTTGAGCTTCACGGATGGGTGCCCAGGAACATTCGCTTCTCCTTCGAGAAGTGCACCTACTACTTCGAGATCGCAGTGGCACTTGCTGTTGCCGCCATACCTGAGGGCCTACCTGCCGTGATCACCACATGCCTCGCGCTTGGGACAAGGAAGATGGCAGCCAAAAATGCACTGGTGAGGAAGCTGCCGAGTGTGGAGACCCTGGGCTGCACCACCGTGATTTGCTCGGACAAGACTGGAACGCTGACCACAAACCAGATGTCAGTGGCAAAACTTGTGGCAATAGGTGATTCTTCAGGGGAAGTTAGGAGCTTCAAGGTGGAAGGGACGACCTATGATCCCCGGGATGGGAAAATTCATGACTGGCCTGCTGGGAGCATCGATGTGAACCTTGAGACGATCGCAAAGGTTGCAGCTGTGTGCAATGATGCCAGCGTGGCACATTCTTCGCATCAGTATGTTGCCACTGGAATGCCGACCGAGGCAGCTTTAAAG GTTCTGGTTGAGAAAATGGGTCTGCCTGGAGGAAAGAATGGACCGTCATTGGATCCGTCTGATACATTag GCTGCTGCAAATGGTGGAACAATGTTGCCAAAAGGATTGCCACCCTCGAGTTTGACCGCATGAGGAAATCAATGGGTGTTATTGTGAGGACCAGTTCAGGAAGCAATGCACTACTCGTGAAG GGAGCTGTTGAAACTTTGCTTGAGCGAAGTAGCCACGTTCAACTGAAGGATGGTTTAGTGGTGCCATTAGATGAGAAAGCAAAGGAAATTGTCTTGGCAAGCCTCCATGAGATGTCAACCAAAGCTCTACGCTGCCTGGGTTTTGCATACAAGGAGGATTTAGCAGAATTTGCAACATATGATGGCGAAAACCATCCTGCTCATAAGCTCTTGCTGGATCCAGCCAATTATGCTGCAATTGAGACTGACCTAATTTTTGCTGGTCTTGTCGGCCTAAGG GACCCTCCCAGGGAAGAGGTCTATGATGCTATTGAAGATTGCAGAGCTGCAGGCATCCGTGTCATGGTGATAACAGGGGACAACAAAGAAACTGCTGAGGCAATATGCCGCGAAATTGGCGTGTTTTCACCTGATGAGGATATCACCTTAAACAGCCTTACAGGGAAGGAGTTCATGGCACTTGAGGACAAGAAGACACTGCTAAGGAGGAAAGGCGGCCTTCTGTTCTCTAGGGCAGAGCCAAGGCACAAACAAGAGATTGTGAGATTGTTGAAAGAAGATGGTGAAGTTGTCGCCATGACTGGAGATGGAGTCAACGATGCCCCTGCGCTAAAACTGGCTGATATTGGTGTTGCTATGGGCATTACAGGAACTGAG GTTGCCAAGGAGGCCTCTGACATGGTGTTGGCTGATGATAACTTTAGCACTATAGTTGCTGCAGTTGGTGAAGGAAGATCAATTTACAACAACATGAAAGCTTTCATAAG ATACATGATTTCCTCAAACATTGGTGAAGTTGCATCTATTTTCCTAACTTCTGCCTTGGGTATTCCTGAGGGATTGATACCTGTTCAACTTCTATGGGTCAATCTTGTCACCGATGGCCCCCCTGCAACTGCTTTAGGTTTCAATCCGCCTGACAAGGACATCATGAAGAAACCACCTAGGAGAAGCGATGATTCACTGATCACTCCCTGGATTTTGTTCCGCTACCTG ATCATTGGCCTCTATGTGGGAATTGCAACTGTCGGCATTTTTGTCATATGGTACACACATGGATCTTTCATGGGCATTGACCTCACTGGAGATGGTCACACTCTTGTCAGTTACTCACAGCTTTCAAACTGGGGCCAGTGCTCTACTTGGGACAACTTCACGGTTTCGCCTTTCACTGCTGGAACCAGAAGTTTCACCTTTGACAACCCATGCGAGTACTTCCAGGCGGGAAAAGTGAAGGCGACAACACTCTCTCTGTCTGTCCTAGTGGCGATTGAGATGTTCAACTCGCTCAATGCTCTCTCTGAAGACAGCAGTCTGCTCAGTATGCCTCCTTGGGTCAACCCATGGCTGCTCGTTGCAATGTCGGTGTCGTTCGGGCTCCATTTCTTGATCCTCTATGTGCCGTTCCTTGCTACAGTGTTTGGTATCGTGCCCCTGAGCTTGAATGAATGGCTGCTGGTTCTGCTGGTCGCACTACCGGTGGTGCTCATCGACGAGGTTCTGAAGTTTGTGGGCAGGAGTACAAGCTCTTCAGGTCCCAAGAGGCTGTCGAGGAAGCAGAAGGGCGAGTAA